One window of the Cardiocondyla obscurior isolate alpha-2009 linkage group LG05, Cobs3.1, whole genome shotgun sequence genome contains the following:
- the LOC139102799 gene encoding homeobox protein prospero isoform X3 — MMSSEEETECFALYGATTESKQQQLLKKQKRTRQRVDAGEPRNSYSSIPNFSSRPSFLGGGLYGSIFSGSGPPSHQQQPSQQQSQQHHQSQSQQPQQQQLQQQAGATGSQSHLGTATTGPTTQQHSAHAAFGFFGAPGFGPAKMLNELLGRQVKQASDAGGSPPEGGHGMTGAGMDPASNLQPGAVVNCDDPATADLTQHMLRDMLLQGRKLSALGVQEQPNNNNSIHSNNNNNTTAELLKSQHQQSPTQHQQQNSDSARSGTVQSGGEESGDGNNVVNSANHSDRDTVMPGDAEDSAEDAASAARAMEEAFAEAGMEPGANLDGSDCEQSLPPSPTAPRSGSVSVKEEIQESLNIKRSPSHSPCPIVPKTETSSPTTEIKRARVENIVSTMRSSPALQPATVNGCKKRKLYQPQQQTVHHVLQHSVNDTMMDDEDESEEEEDPAAIRQKREEKDNLKIQLKMLHEQLAEMQQKYMELSSRMEPDTSESGDAPPSPQHQPQPPPRPPRPHPPPYNGLPALPPDHPHAAAAAMYHMGHKLYFEQQHAALERMKQHQEAAVRQQHQQQQQQQQQQQQQQQQQQQQQQQHQRQSSPPPPSQPQQQRENNTGPSTPQTPQMQSANTPIQHKDFQERLNVFRGAAAAASSSGPHITGADLEGLADILKTEITSSLTNLIDSIVARFVQQRRFLGKQTEAAQAAAEQLNKDLLLASQMLERKSPRTKVVDRGAPQPPGGPNGPRGPLNGGPPPPQPTGFSQIGSIGGVPHGPHAGPTENNLNQMNQLPSHGRPSVGMFQTPKPPTIYAMASMQAQQQQQHQQQHQQQREQQQREQQQRDQYCNMRGDERENRDSEQNEALSLVMTPKKKRHKYALQVTDTRITPRTVSRILAQEGNGSQGGSDSPPPPPPPRPYHAPPPMLPVSLPTSVAIPNPSLHESQVFSPYSPFFNPHASHPGQVPPPGPHHLPASPPGGGVELRDSPPLPHPPAMLHPALLAAAQHGSPDYGHLRMDSNDRASDCNSGDISYDGIQPTSSTLTPMHLRKAKLMFFWVRYPSSAVLKMYFPDIKFNKNNTAQLVKWFSNFREFYYIQMEKYARQAVSEGVKNAEDLRVGGDSEIYRVLNLHYNRNNHIEVPSNFRYVVEQTLKEFFKAIQGGKDSEQSWKKSIYKVISRLDDPVPEYFKSPNFLEQLE; from the exons ATGATGTCATCGGAGGAGGAGACCGAGTGTTTCGCCCTCTACGGAGCAACCACGGAAAGCAAGCAACAGCAACTCTTGAAGAAGCAGAAGCGCACCAGACAGCGCGTGGACGCCGGCGAGCCGCGCAACAGCTACTCGAGTATACCGAACTTtagctcccggccatccttcCTTGGTGGTGGTCTATACGGCTCGATCTTCAGTGGCAGTGGACCACCGTCGCACCAACAACAGCCGTCACAGCAACAATCGCAACAACATCATCAGTCGCAATCGCAACAGCCGCAACAGCAACAGCTCCAACAACAGGCTGGAGCGACTGGCAGTCAAAGTCATCTAGGTACAGCTACGACGGGTCCGACAACCCAGCAGCATTCCGCCCACGCGGCCTTCGGCTTCTTCGGGGCTCCGGGCTTCGGCCCCGCCAAGATGCTGAACGAACTATTAGGAAGGCAGGTCAAACAGGCCAGTGACGCTGGCGGATCCCCGCCAGAGGGCGGCCACGGGATGACCGGTGCCGGCATGGATCCCGCCTCGAATTTGCAACCGGGCGCCGTGGTTAATTGTGATGATCCCGCCACGGCCGATCTCACGCAGCACATGTTACGCGACATGCTTCTGCAGGGCCGCAAACTCTCCGCTCTCGGCGTGCAGGAGCAGCCGAATAATAACAACAGTATACAcagtaataacaataataatactaCCGCGGAATTACTTAAATCACAGCATCAGCAAAGTCCTACCCAGCATCAACAGCAAAATAGTGATAGTGCGCGCAGTGGAACAGTGCAGAGTGGCGGAGAGGAGAGTGGTGATGGTAATAACGTTGTGAATAGCGCGAATCACAGTGATCGTGATACCGTGATGCCGGGCGATGCTGAGGACAGCGCGGAAGACGCCGCGTCCGCGGCACGCGCGATGGAGGAGGCCTTTGCCGAGGCCGGCATGGAACCGGGGGCGAACTTGGACGGATCGGATTGTGAGCAAAGCCTACCTCCTAGCCCAACGGCACCAAGATCGGGCTCGGTTTCCGTTAAAGAGGAAATTCAAGAGTCGCTGAATATCAAACGTAGCCCCAGTCATTCTCCTTGTCCGATCGTGCCAAAGACCGAAACGAGTTCTCCAACGACTGAGATTAAACGCGCCCGCGTGGAGAATATCGTTAGCACGATGCGCAGCAGCCCGGCGCTTCAGCCTGCAACGGTGAACGGTTGCAAAAAACGCAAGCTCTATCAACCTCAGCAACAGACGGTGCATCACGTTCTTCAGCATAGTGTCAACGATACTATGATGGACGACGAAGACGAGagcgaagaagaggaggatcCGGCGGCGATCAGGCAGAAACGGGAggagaaagataatttaaagatacaattaaaaatgttacacgAACAATTGGCGGAAATGCAACAGAAGTACATGGAGCTCTCCAGTAGAATGGAGCCGGATACAAGTGAGAGCGGCGACGCGCCACCCAGTCCTCAACATCAACCGCAACCACCGCCAAGACCGCCACGACCTCATCCACCGCCGTACAATGGTCTCCCGGCCCTCCCACCTGATCATCCTCACGCAGCGGCTGCCGCTATGTATCACATGGGGCATAAACTTTATTTTGAGCAACAACATGCTGCTCTGGAAAGAATGAAACAACATCAAGAAGCGGCAGTGCGGCAACAGCatcaacagcagcagcagcagcagcagcagcagcaacagcagcagcagcagcaacagcagcagcagcagcagcatcaACGACAAAGTTCGCCACCGCCACCGAGTCAACCTCAGCAACAGAGGGAGAATAACACTGGACCTTCGACGCCGCAGACGCCGCAAATGCAATCAGCCAATACGCCCATTCAGCATAAAGACTTCCAGGAAAGGTTAAACGTCTTCAGGGgtgccgcagccgcagccagTTCGTCCGGTCCTCATATCACCGGAGCCGATTTGGAAGGATTAGCGGACATCTTGAAGACGGAAATAACTTCCTCTTTAACCAATCTGATCGACAGCATAGTGGCAAGGTTCGTGCAACAGAGGAGGTTTCTCGGTAAACAAACCGAGGCAGCGCAGGCTGCTGCCGAGCAGCTCAATAAAGACCTTCTTTTGGCGAGCCAAATGCTCGAAAGAAAATCGCCCAGGACGAAAGTGGTCGACAGAGGAGCTCCGCAACCACCCGGTGGCCCAAACGGGCCACGGGGGCCCCTCAACGGTGGGCCCCCTCCTCCACAACCCACGGGGTTTTCGCAAATCGGGTCCATAGGTGGTGTGCCCCATGGCCCACATGCTGGCCCCACGGAAAACAATCTTAATCAGATGAATCAGCTGCCCTCGCATGGACGACCGAGCGTTGGAATGTTTCAGACTCCAAAACCGCCGACGATATACGCCATGGCCTCCATGCAGGcacagcagcaacaacagcaccAACAACAGCATCAGCAGCAGCGTGAACAGCAGCAAAGAGAGCAGCAACAACGCGACCAATATTGTAACATGAGAGGcgacgaaagagaaaacagGGACTCGGAACAAAATGAGGCCCTGTCACTTGTCATGACGCCGAAGAAAAAACGTCATAAG TACGCTTTACAGGTGACGGATACAAGAATTACTCCCAGAACGGTGTCCAGAATCCTAGCGCAAGAGGGAAACGGATCTCAAGGAGGTAGTGATAGTCCCCCGCCTCCTCCACCACCGAGACCTTACCACGCGCCACCACCGATGCTGCCGGTATCCCTGCCAACCAGCGTAGCGATACCAAATCCAAGCCTCCACGAGAGTCAAGTGTTCTCGCCCTATTCGCCGTTTTTCAATCCTCATGCGAGTCATCCTGGTCAAGTACCACCTCCGGGGCCACATCATTTACCCGCGAGTCCTCCGGGTGGAGGTGTAGAACTCAGGGATTCCCCTCCACTGCCCCATCCGCCAGCTATGTTGCATCCAGCCTTGTTGGCGGCAGCTCAGCACGGCAGTCCGGACTACGGACACCTTAGGATGGACAGCAACGACCGAGCTAGCGACTGCAATTCCGGCGATATCAGCTACGATGGAATTCAGCCTACA TCGTCGACGCTGACGCCGATGCATCTGAGGAAGGCGAAGCTGATGTTCTTCTGGGTCAGGTACCCATCCTCGGCCGTCCTTAAGATGTACTTCCCCGACATCAAGTTTAACAAAAACAACACAGCGCAGCTGGTCAAGTGGTTCTCCAACTTCCG